GAACAGCCGCCGCTCGGCGACCGGCTGGAAGCCGAGATCCGGCCAGGGCCGGTAATGACCCAGATCCGCCAGCGCCCGCTGCGCGCCCACGATGTCGCCATCCCGCATCGGCGTCTTCGCCGAAACCCAGTGAGCGGGGCGAAAAGGGCGGGTGAAGGTGGGCCTCGGCGGGGTGGGGATGGCCGGCATCTGTCATGCTCCCTGGCTGGGCATCGCACATGACAGAGGTATTTATACCGGCTCGACCTTAAGCGTGCCGGGATTCTTGAAGGAATCGGAGGAGAGGCTGGCCCTCACGCCCCCGCGCCGGAGGCTGCGAGATAGGGCTGGATGGGCGCGTCGACCAGCAACTGCCAGATCACCGCGACCATCAGGTCGGCGAAGGCAAAGCCGGCGGCCGCGACCGGCGGGATCTCCAGCACGTCGCGGGCGATGACGAAGCGGTAGGACAGGATCGCCATCAGCATGACCATGTATATCAGGGCCTTGCCGTCGTCGCCCAGCGCGCCGCTGGCGAAGATCACGGCCACGGGCAATTGCAGCGCCATGATCCAGACCTCGGACCAGTTGCAGGCGACGATGTAGCGCCGGCAGCGGTCCTGCACCCCGGCCAGCCGGGTCAGTTCGAAGGCCGCGACCGGCCAGACCAGCCAGGCCCCGGCATAGCCGACCAGTTCGATCACCGCGATGGCGCCCAGGTCGGTCCCCTCGGGCGCCCGGGAATAGTGCACCACCCAGAGCAGCAGCGCCGAGAAGGGCGCCAGCAGCACGGCGGCGAAGAAGGATTTCCAGAAGCCGCTGACGGTGTCGTCGAACAGGCCTATGCCGCCCCGGTCCAGCTTCGCCAGCATCAGCGCGCCGACCAGGCCTGCCGCGATTTCCGGTTTCGAGGGAAGGGCCATGTCAGTCCGGCTTCCGGGCGGCGGCGATGGCTTCGGCCAGCACCTCGCGGTCGCCGACATGATTGGCGAGCAGCAGGTTGAGCCGGGCGGAGAAGGCCAGCGCCTCGTCGGGCGAAAGACCCTGCACCGCCTCGATCAGCGCCTGATAGAAGCCGTCCGGGTCGGGAATGTTGGGCTCGCGCAAGAGTCTGCTCATGCCGCCTTCGCCTCCGGGTCGAGTACAGGTTCGAGGACCGCGCGCACGTCCGCCGCCGTCGCCCGGCGCCAGCTCGCCAGCACGTGCTGATCGGGCCGGACGAGGACATGGCCGCCGTTCTGCGCGCCGAAGGCCGCGGCCAGCGCGCCGTCGGCGTCCGCGACGTCGCCGGGCGCGCGCAGCACCTCGACCGGCGCCGGCATCCCGTCCAGCGCCGGCGCCTCGCCGAAGGCCAGCAGCACGAAGCCGCCCCCCAGCAGGTCGATCAGATGCGTGGCCTCGGGCCGGGCGGCGCAACGCACCGGCAGGGCGGGGACCGGATCGCCGGGGCGGATCGCCCCGTCCAGTTCCGCCGGGCCGTTGAGCGGGCTGTCGAGCAGCCGCTTCGGCAGGGAGAGCCGGCCGGAATTGACCAGGGTCCGGGCGAAGGGGAATGCGCCCGCGAGCTGCAGCACCGCGTCCCGGTAGACCTTCGAGGCCGGCGACTTCGGCGTGATGAAGTCCGTCGCCCGGGTGGAATTCAGGATGTTCTCGGCCGCCGCCGCGCGGCGCTCGGCGTCATAGCTGTCGAGCAGCGCCGGGCCCGCCGCGCCGCCGATCACCAGCGCCAGCTTCCAGCCGAGATTGTCGGCGTCCTGCACGCCGCCATTTCCCCCGCGCGCGCCGAAGGGGCTGACCTGATGGGCGGCGTCGCCGACGAACAGCACCCGCCCGTGGCGGTAGCGCTCCAGGCTGCGGCACTGGAAGGTGTAGATCGACGTCCACTCGATCTCGAAGGGCGTGTCGGGGCCGATCATGCGCCTGACGCGCGGGATGACGTTCTCGTCCTTCAGTTCCTCGTCGCGGTCGATATCGGGGCCGAGCTGGAAGTCCAGCCGCCAGACATTGTCGGCCTGCTTGTGCATCAGCGCCGAGTCCTCCGGCCCCCAGGGCGGGTCGAAGTAGAAGCGGCGGATGGCCGGCCAGTCGCGCTCCATGACGATATCGGCGATCAGGAAGTGGTCGGCGAAGACCTGGCCTTCGAAGTCCAGTCCCATCAGTTGCCGCACGGTCGAGCGCACGCCATCGGCGGCGATGAGCCAGTCGCAGGGCTGGACGAAGGTCCCGTCGGGCGTCTCCACGGTCAGCCGCACGCCGCCCCCGTCCTGTTCCAGCGCGGTGACGCGGTGACGCCAGCGCAGGTCGATCAGCGGCTCGGCCGCGGCGCGGCGGACCATGAACTCCTCGCAGTAGTATTGCTGCAGGTTGATGAAGGCGGGGAACCTGGCCGCCGGATGGTCCTGCAGGTTGAAGGTGTAGATGCGCTCCTCGCCGTAGAACACATGGCCCTCGTTCCAGGTCACGCCCTTCTCCATCATGGGCTGCGCAACACCGAGGCGGTCCCAGATCTCCAGCGTGCGCCTGGCCTGGCAGACCGAGCGGCTGCCGTAGGAGACGGTGTCATCCTCGTCGAACAGGATCGCCGGCACGCCGCGCCGCGCCAGGTCCAGCGCCATGGTCAGCCCCACCAGCCCGCCGCCGGCGATCGCCACGGGCCGGCGCGGGACGTCGCCGTCCAGTTCCGCCGGACGGGCATAGTCAAAGACGGGATTGGTGTAGGTGCGCATCGCGCCGATCCTACTACTTCGGACGGTTGTCCACTATGCGCTGCGCCTTGCCCATGGAGCGGTCGACGCCGCCGACGTCGCGCATGTCGATCTTCGCCGAGACGCCGCACATGGTCTTGATGCGATGCTGCAGGTCCTTCGCCGCCGCCTGGACGGCATCCGCGTCGCCGGCGGTCTCGACGGCGGGCTCGACGCGGACCGTCAGCTCGTCCATGTGGCCCGGCCGCGCGATCACCAGCTGATAATGGGGGCTGAGGCGGCGATCCTGCAGCAGCAGTTCCTCGATCTGGGTGGGAAAGAGGTTGACGCCGCGGATGATCAGCATGTCGTCGGAACGCCCGGTGATCTTCTCGATCCGCCGGTGCGTGCGCGCCGTGCCCGGCTTCAGCCGCGTCAGGTCGCGCGTGCGGTAGCGGACCATGGGCAGGGCTTCCTTGGTCAGCGTGGTGATGACCAGTTCGCCCAGTTCGCCCTCGGGCAGCACCTCGCCGGTCTGCGGGTCGATGACCTCCGGGTAGAAGTGATCCTCCCAGATATGCAGACCATCCTTCGTCTCGATGCATTCCTGGGCGACGCCGGGCCCGATGATCTCGGAAATGCCGAAGATGTCGATCGCCTGCATGTCCAGCGTGCCCTCGACGGCGCGACGCATTTCGTCCGTCCAGGGCTCGGCGCCGAAGATACCGATTTCCAGCGGCGACTTCGCGGGATCGAGGCCCTGGCGCTTCATCTCGTCGGCGATGGCCAGCATGTAGCTGGGCGTGACCATGATGATGCGCGCGCCGAAATCGTGGATCAGCTGGACCTGCTTCTCGGTCTGGCCGCCCGACATGGGCACGACGGTGCAGCCCAGCCGCTCCGCGCCGTAATGGGCGCCGAGCCCGCCGGTGAACAGGCCGTAGCCATAGGCCACGTGAACGATGTCGCCGGGCCGGCCGCCGGCGGCGCGGATGGAGCGCGCCATCACGTTCGACCAGGTGTCGATGTCCTTGTCCGTGTAACCGACCACGGTCGGCTTGCCCGTGGTGCCGGATGACGCATGGATGCGCACCACCTGTTCCCGGGGCACGGCGAACATGCCGAAGGGGTAGTTGTCGCGAAGATCGGCCTTGGTGGTGAAGGGGAACCTGGCCAGGTCGGCGACGTCCTTCAGGTCGTCGGGATGGACGCCGGCGGCATCGAAGGCGCGGCGGTAGTGGGCCACGTTCCCGTAGGCCCGCGCAAGCGACCAGCGCATCCGTTCGAGCTGCAGAGCCTGCAGCTCGTCGCGGCTCGCGGTCTCGATCGGCTCAAGCTCGGCTCTGGGATCGCTGCTCAAGATCGGCCTCCTCTCAGATCTCGCGGGTGATGGGCAGGTCCTCGACCAGCTTGCCCTTGAGGTTCTGGGTCTGGCCGCGGAAGACGGCCACCGTCTCACCCTTCTGGTTTTGTACCCGGACGTCGTAGATCCCCGTCCGCCCGCGCACCGCCGTCTCCGAGGCGGTGGCCCTCAGCACGTCGCCCGCATAGGTCGGCGCCAGAAAGGTGATCTGGGTCGTATGGGCGACCGAGATCTGATTGTAGGAGTTGCAGGCATAGGCCATGGCCGTGTCGGCCAGGGTGAAGGTCATCCCGCCGTGGCCGATGTCGTGGCCATTGACCATGGTGCTGCGCACGGTCATCCCGAGCACCGAACGTCCGGGACCGACATCGATCACGTGGATGCCCAGCGAACGGGCCGCATGGTCGGTCGCATACATCCGTTTCGCCGCGGCCCGCGCGACGTGTTCAGGATCGTGGCTCATGGATCAGCCGCCGGTGAAGCGCGGCGGGCGCTTCTCCAGGAAGGCGGTGACGCCCTCGGCGAAATCCTTCGTGGAGCCGGCGATGCGCTGGCTGTCGCGCTCCAGGTCGAGCTGCCGGTCGAGGCCCTGTTCGAAGGATTCGTGCACCGCGCGGCGGATCAGGCCCAGCCCCCGGGTCGGCCCGTTGGCCAGCTTGCGCAGCACTTCGCCGCCCTCGCCCATCAGCGCGTCATCGTCGACCGCGCGCCAGATCATGCCCCAGTCGGCGGCCTCCTCGGCCGTGACCTTGTCGCCCAGCAGCGCCATGCCCAGCGCTCGCGCCCGGCCGGCCGAGCGCGGCAGGTACCAGGTGCTCCCGGCGTCGGGGACCAGACCGATATTGCAGAACGCCTGCAGGAAGACCGCCGATTTCGCGGCGATAACGATGTCGCAGGCGAGCGCGAGGCTCATTCCTGCGCCGGCGCAGGGACCGTTGACCAGCGCCACGATGGGTTTGGGGCAGTCGCGCATGGCCCTGATCATCGGGTTGTAGGCGATCTCCAGCAGGCGGCCTGCATCCCGTTCGCCCTCGGCCGGCCTGGCCGCGCCGCCGGCGAGATCGGCGCCCGCGCAGAAGCCGCGCCCGGCGCCGGTAATGGCGAGCGCCCGGACGGCGGCGTCGCCGCCGGCGGCCCGCACGGCGGCCATGATCTCCAGCGGCATGGAAGGCGCGAAGGCGTTGAGCCGGTCGGGCCGGTTCAGCGTGATCCAGCCCACGCC
The sequence above is drawn from the Minwuia thermotolerans genome and encodes:
- the paaK gene encoding phenylacetate--CoA ligase PaaK, producing the protein MLSSDPRAELEPIETASRDELQALQLERMRWSLARAYGNVAHYRRAFDAAGVHPDDLKDVADLARFPFTTKADLRDNYPFGMFAVPREQVVRIHASSGTTGKPTVVGYTDKDIDTWSNVMARSIRAAGGRPGDIVHVAYGYGLFTGGLGAHYGAERLGCTVVPMSGGQTEKQVQLIHDFGARIIMVTPSYMLAIADEMKRQGLDPAKSPLEIGIFGAEPWTDEMRRAVEGTLDMQAIDIFGISEIIGPGVAQECIETKDGLHIWEDHFYPEVIDPQTGEVLPEGELGELVITTLTKEALPMVRYRTRDLTRLKPGTARTHRRIEKITGRSDDMLIIRGVNLFPTQIEELLLQDRRLSPHYQLVIARPGHMDELTVRVEPAVETAGDADAVQAAAKDLQHRIKTMCGVSAKIDMRDVGGVDRSMGKAQRIVDNRPK
- a CDS encoding FAD-dependent oxidoreductase — translated: MRTYTNPVFDYARPAELDGDVPRRPVAIAGGGLVGLTMALDLARRGVPAILFDEDDTVSYGSRSVCQARRTLEIWDRLGVAQPMMEKGVTWNEGHVFYGEERIYTFNLQDHPAARFPAFINLQQYYCEEFMVRRAAAEPLIDLRWRHRVTALEQDGGGVRLTVETPDGTFVQPCDWLIAADGVRSTVRQLMGLDFEGQVFADHFLIADIVMERDWPAIRRFYFDPPWGPEDSALMHKQADNVWRLDFQLGPDIDRDEELKDENVIPRVRRMIGPDTPFEIEWTSIYTFQCRSLERYRHGRVLFVGDAAHQVSPFGARGGNGGVQDADNLGWKLALVIGGAAGPALLDSYDAERRAAAAENILNSTRATDFITPKSPASKVYRDAVLQLAGAFPFARTLVNSGRLSLPKRLLDSPLNGPAELDGAIRPGDPVPALPVRCAARPEATHLIDLLGGGFVLLAFGEAPALDGMPAPVEVLRAPGDVADADGALAAAFGAQNGGHVLVRPDQHVLASWRRATAADVRAVLEPVLDPEAKAA
- a CDS encoding enoyl-CoA hydratase-related protein, coding for MDLDFEHILYEAKDGVGWITLNRPDRLNAFAPSMPLEIMAAVRAAGGDAAVRALAITGAGRGFCAGADLAGGAARPAEGERDAGRLLEIAYNPMIRAMRDCPKPIVALVNGPCAGAGMSLALACDIVIAAKSAVFLQAFCNIGLVPDAGSTWYLPRSAGRARALGMALLGDKVTAEEAADWGMIWRAVDDDALMGEGGEVLRKLANGPTRGLGLIRRAVHESFEQGLDRQLDLERDSQRIAGSTKDFAEGVTAFLEKRPPRFTGG
- a CDS encoding DUF2783 domain-containing protein, with amino-acid sequence MSRLLREPNIPDPDGFYQALIEAVQGLSPDEALAFSARLNLLLANHVGDREVLAEAIAAARKPD
- the paaI gene encoding hydroxyphenylacetyl-CoA thioesterase PaaI, which translates into the protein MSHDPEHVARAAAKRMYATDHAARSLGIHVIDVGPGRSVLGMTVRSTMVNGHDIGHGGMTFTLADTAMAYACNSYNQISVAHTTQITFLAPTYAGDVLRATASETAVRGRTGIYDVRVQNQKGETVAVFRGQTQNLKGKLVEDLPITREI